In Anabas testudineus chromosome 12, fAnaTes1.2, whole genome shotgun sequence, the genomic stretch aaacaaagacgCAGCATTTCGACAGCAGATCTTACTGCCTTGCTCCATGGTCTCTGGGGGTCTGCTGTGCAGGTTGCCAGGTTTAGCGTCACTCGTTGACGCTGTGTGAACGATGTTGGCCGTCTGCTGGAAATCTTATTAAAACGGTCAGAGGATGAAACCTAATGGTTTGATTGACTTAATGCACAATAACAGCTGGGTTGGGGTTAGACACAGAAACCTCAGAGTGAAGCAAGTAATTCCTGGAACGGTCTtggtaaaacacacagtaatcaGTTGACATTCCTTCAGCGTCGACATGTTACACCTGTGCAGGTGACAAAGCGTCAGAATGCGACGCCCCTGGAGTGAGAACGGGCTCAAACACTAAGTCAGAGTCAATCTGAGTCCGTTAGTGTTTGACAAACACTGGAGTCTGACCTGAGTCAGTGGAGTCTCCCACTGCTACGCTTTAGGCCGGTACtcgttttacagttttacagttttagtttgtgtacTCTGATAACTACATGTATCACTAGTAAATACACAACTCTACTACTGTCAGCTGAGCGCTTTGTTAATATCTGATATTTCTgctgttaattattttaattctttcacttctgtttcttaatgtttctgttttcttcaccgtttgtttgtgcagcagctgtttttaactgtaaacacacaaacaaaaatgttactGTGACCGTCGGAGCAGGAAGAGGGAGAATCAGTGGGGGGGGTcaaagaaaggagggaggacGGACGGGGGAGGGAGCTTATAGCTCCAGGGGGGTAATTTGCTCTTGAGCTTCAGTCCATCAATCACCCATTCATTTACTAACAGGATCGTCTGCCGGCCCCCCCACTCTGTGTTATAGGAAAAAcaccaaattaaattaatgtcaaCACCGTAGTGTAACGCTGGAAAATGGGATTAACACTTAACGAGTGCTTCCTGTGTGGAGAACGAGGGTTTGGAATCTGTAGCGTTAAATGCCGTCTGTTTTTGAACATCTTCATGGAAAGACGCAGAACACAGGGGAATCAAAAGAATCAAAAGAATCATGGAGCCGACTCAGTCTGGACTGTACCTGGACTGATCCTCCTCTCATTTAAAGAGAGAAACGTCAGTAGCTGTTCCACCAAATCACCAAAGACCAGCAGTTCACAGTAAACACCGGTGTGGTTTTCCAAAAGCAGAGAGgcctcagagagacagacatggAACCACGTGTGACAGCTCGGGACACGGACACGTCACGGATCAGAGCTGAGCATCATGACGTTTGTGCTCAAagcttcttctgctgctgctcagagacAAAACTGGGCCTCgttttagtttctatttttagTATTCTAGTACACTGTGTTTATAGGctcacactcacagtcacagtcagtgTTGCTTGATTTTAGAAAAATGGAGAAATGAATCAGAAATGCAtcagacagaagagaaactAAGAGGCTGAAATTAGAATCACATCATCTTTTTCTCGGAGGTCTGTGATGTAAACGTAGACTCACACAGACACGTGGTGCCGTCACCTTCGGCTCCAGGCACTTTTTCCCCCTCTGACCCTTAAGAGAGTGATCcctgttctgttgttgtgtcCATGAATGCTGCTCCTGTTCCTCTCTGAAAGTCacatctgtcaaacacacagaaacttCACCACACTCAGTGTCATCTTGTGCTACTGAGGACGTGATATGCGAGTCGGTCGAATCATCTGTGGAGCCCAGTGGGGGTCAAAGGGAAATGCAGACTCACCATAGTTGCAGCTGACTTCCACGTACTGCCTCCAAGATATTCCCCATGCAGCACGTGAAGGTTTGTCAGGCAGCCTGAGGGAGCACTCGGTGCAGCTGATGAGGAAATAGTCGTCCATCAAACACCCCGTGACCCCGTTGCTGcaaatgtggattaatccaCCACTGAAAATAGTTTAGACTGACGTCTTCAGCCATGTATCTCTGAAAGTGACTATTAGGAATTGACCCAGGGATTCAAGAGGTCATGGGACCTGCTCTGGCAACAGAGAGAAAACGACAGAGAGtcaccaaacaaacacaaaaagctccaaacagaaactaaatgaccacagaaagatgcaaaactactgagaagaaagaaaccacaaTGAGCTGTCAGGTTGTTTTGCTCCTACATGTGACGTGTGGGGAGTTTAAAGTCCTCCTGCTGATGTAAAACTATCaaagtcatgttttattatgtgaatGAATCTGCTGCTGAATTTACTCTTAACACACTGGATTTGTTGATGATAGGAAAATATCCAGAATATGATCAGTGTAGATTTTCAGTCTCCAGTTCCATCTCTGGTGAAGCATTGAATATTTCTAATGTTAAAACTCCCTCTAgtggaaacagttttatttacaagtACCAGCTTCACCTGGTGTGTGACGTCCTCACTGCTTTGTGCATTTCCAACCAGCAGGTTTTATGTTTGCAGATAAAGAACTGATTGTATTTCATATTATTAATCTGCACCTGTAAACTGAAGCTGACAAAATGGAAAACTTAAAGTACCGGAGAACATTGAATAAGTTACCTATTGACttattcttctctcttctttccactcaccccaaccaatcgaggcagatggccgcccaccctgagcctggtgCTGCTGGAGGTTTCATCCATTAtagagagtttttcctctctgctcacGAGAAACGTTTCAGCCACCAAAGTCAGGGGGAACTAAGAAACAAGAGGTAACATTATTGGAAATGGGGGAGACACCCGTTAACCCTAATCTGCacgtctttggactgtgggaggaaactctCACgaacacaggaagaacatgcagACTTAGAACAATAACAACACCTTCAGCTAGACGACAGGCCTCGTCTTGCCTGGACTGTGCTTTCACAGATCAAATCACGTGTTAATAAAAACAGGGCAGAGTAATTTAAAACCTCTCTGTAAAGAGACTCTGCTTAGAGTAGTTCTGTTTCCTTGTTCTTACATTCATTTTCAACCTGCAGTCATTTTTGCACCTTTGAGGCATCTTGTTTAACGTCACTTCCTAACCTGCCTGTCGTGGTCTGTGGGGTAAACCACAGGGGAAAGGGAGCGACTCATTTTGGTTAGTGCACTCATCAGAGGGTGAGGCTACTGTTAATCTCACGTCTGTGCATCAGACAGAGCCTGTACTTCATCAGCCTGACCTGACAAAGCTTTCTGTTTGAAGAGGATGTTTTTGCTGCTCCTCTCTATATGTAAAACAATCACACTGAATCACACCCTGTTCGCTGTCATCTAGgccagaaataaacacacacaccttcacacaccctctcactgtgttttcatatAAATATTGTCTTAATGCCTTCCTTCACTCTCACTGAGAGCCGTGCATAGGAGAGAGCACCCATGAATAATAGGAAGTCATATGAATAAACGTATATTTTCTCTATTCTCTTCTAGTTCCCTTTTGATAACAATGATTGTACTTCAGAGGTGAGTAACATGCAAGAATGTGGCAGATCAGGTTTTGCTCTTCTCCTCTGACTGGTTTGACAGACCAGAGCCGAGGTAAATCACAATAAACCGAAGtagctctctctctgctgtaaaACTGGACAGTTTTACTACAATACGATCACTTTTCTTACCACctgcacttttctttctttgcgACACCTTCACAGGCTGTTGGATCTCAGGACGAGTCTGTGTCGGATTATCAGCAGCAGTCTGTTTGGACGGTGAATGAGGAAACCTGGATTAAAATGGCAGTGAACTTGAGTAAGAACGGTGCTGCACTGATGGCAGCTTATAAAGACGTGGTCGACGCCAAGTCAGATACAAACTGGTGAGTTATCTAATTTCTAACCCTCCAGAAAGAACAAATAATGAGCCAGTCATAGATTTCACTTCCTTGTTGATTGAACTATAATTACCTGTCTGCTAACATCCTCCTGCATCATTTCCAGGGCGCTGTTTACTTATGAGGGGAACAGTAATGACATCCGTCTGGCAGAAAAAGGAGGTAATGTGCTGTAAAGAGAGatttctgtacttctttacctgaacctgaacctggaCCAGACTTGTGCACTGATGTTATCAACAGCACCAACATCAAAAGTGCTTAAAATACTTATCAGTACTGTTGTATTAATAGTACATTTTAGATCGTGtactttagtacttttacttgtagtGGATTCCTTTTTAGGCACTTTTGGACACTTTGgacattcagtgtgtgtgtgtgtgtgtgtgtgcgtgtgtgtgtgtgtgttcgtgtgtgtgtagATGGTGGACTGGAGGAGATGGTTGAGGAACTGAACAGTGGGAAGGTGATGTACGCTTTCTGCCGTGTCCAGGATCCCAACTCTGGTCTGCCGAAATATGTCCTGATAAACTGGGtaagaaaaacagtttaaatttgtcaaacaaagaaaacacaaagcataCACGAGAGTGCATCGACATGTGCCCTCATGTAAACAGACAGGTGAAGGTGTGAAGGACTCTCGAAAAGGAATATGTGCCAACCACATGAGCACGATAGCCACCTTCCTAAAGGTGAGTCTGACTCTGGTACATCATTCTGCAGCTCATCAAACACTACAGTGTAATGATAACGACTTTCCTTAAAAATGCCCACAGGGAGCCCACGTGACCATAAACGCCCGGGCAGAGGTAGACGTGGAACCGGAGACCATCTTGGCAAAAGTGGCCAAAGCATCTGGCGCCAACTTCAAtttccacaaacaaacagagtaCAGAGACGCTCCGAGAGGACCTGTGGTGAGGAAACAACGTCACGTGCAACTGAAGCAGCATTTTATAATTCACAGCTCATCTTCTGCTGATTTGTTCCTCAGGGTTCTGTGTATCGGAAAGTCAATGCTGTGCAGGAAATTCAGCAAACCAACAAAGACGACTTCTGGGTCAAAGCtcaggtttctcttcatttcttcttctgcaaCCTGAGTATTTTATAGttccatttaaaataacacGAGTCTCTGGTTCAGAGGGACGAAGAGCGTCgccagcaggaggagaaaaaacgAGCTGAGCTGGAGAGAcagaagctggagaaggagaggaaggagatggaggagaagcaggCGAAGGAGAGAGAGCGGAAAGCAAAGGAGCAAGATCAGCAGATCCAACAGGAGAAGTGGGTGAAACACACAGGACACGAACATCCACTGGGCCTCAGACTCCCAGTCACAGCAACTACTAAACAAGCAGGTTTCTTTGCTGGTCGACCACTCGTGGGGGGGTCAACAGTGGGGCTGAATGTTCGATTGGTGAAGTCCAAACTTCTATTTGGTTTCAAGGAAAAATAATGGAACTGACAAACACCACATAGCGGGGGTTCCCAAGGGGGCCGACACCGTGTTTTGCCCCGGGCCTGACAGGACGTCGATCCAGCAGTGTGAACACATAACCAAAGAATCAAAGCCACtgatttggtttttatttgtgtgtttgtggcagaaattctgagaaacagagagaagaagagaaggaaagagtgAGGGAGCAGCAACGACTGGTGAactgattatttttaatattgttctTTCAGACTCAAACAAACACTCTATGACTCCTCTGTGTCTTATTAGGAAATAATTAACTTGCTGATTTGTTCCTCAGAGTTCTGTGTATCGGAAAGTCAATGCTGTGCAGGAAATTCAGCAAACCAACAAAGACGACTTCTGGGTCAAAGCtcaggtttctcttcatttcttcttctgcaaCCTGAGTATTTTATAGttccatttaaaataacacGAGTCTCTGGTTCAGAGGGACGAAGAGCGTCgccagcaggaggagaaaaaacgAGCTGAGCTGGAGAGAcagaagctggagaaggagaggaaggagatggaggagaagcaggCGAAGGAGAGAGAGCGGAAAGCAAAGGAGCGAGATCAGCAGATCCAACAGGAGAAGTGGGtgaaacacacaggacacaaacatccactgaCTCCCAGTGGAATAAGAATCATTTAAATCCACATAAtctgaatgaaataaatctttaaataatCGCACATGTGCCAGTTtgagttttttgtgtttgtgacaggATTTatcagaagcagagagaagaagaggaaagagtgaAGGAGCAGCAACAACTGGTGAGTGGAGCATTAAACACTTAATAGATTCGAACTCAGATGATTATTATAGAGAAAGAGACTTTCTGTTAAATCAAATCATATTAAAGTGGTCACATCTGATTCTGGCCTCTACTCATACAGATTATATGAGGTATAtgacactgacattaaaaagCTTCTGTGCCTATAAGGCCAGCTTTCCCCCCACTCTGTGGTGATTGGCCAGTctggaagtcttcctgtgggccAAACTATGCCCAGTTGGTGCAGCACCATCCTTCAGCGCGCAcactgctttaaatgttttactgcagcCAGTGACACGTTCCTCTCATGATTTCGGCTGACTGTGTTACACAAGCACatgactttaactttaactgacAAACGATTGAAAAGTatcattcatttttgtgttttagatgtAAAAAATGTGGAATTAAATGTATCTCGtcagatttaaaagaaaaagaattcaCTTCTTGCAAAAACAAGTCGATTGATCCGCCATAGAAAATAGTCCCCTACAAATTCTTTAAGATAATGCACTGATTACACATGTGCAGTGAAAAGCTGCAGATTCCACATGAAACGTATTCTAAAAACATAACGTGTCTGTTTAGAACCAGCAGGACAAAGAAAACCTAAAGAAAGGCATAAACTCTGCTGCATCGGTGCAGAAAGCGAACGTGAGTAAAAATGACTCGCTGCTAATCTGGAAATATATTAATGATGTTGCTTTCATGCATTTTTATGAACACGTCTCTCATTCACAGGAGGCTAAAGTTCTCATTTCTCAGAGGTCAATTAATCCCAGAGACATTTTCAAACAGAGGGAACAGAACGCTGAGGCGAACGCAGCATCGTCTCCTACGTCATCCAGGCCTGGTAAGCACCACAAACCTGAAGAACCAGGAAGTGGCTAATGATATTCATACTTTCACTCACCCTCACCCAATGTCTCTCAGGGAAGCTCCAGAGTCCATTTATGTCTCAGAGGTCCTTTGAGACAGAGTCTGCGGTGCAGCCTCAgtctccagcagctgcagcctccaTCTCATGGAGGTCCCAcctgtctccttctcctcctgacTCACCTGTGCCGTCTCattcacctgcagcagccacATCACACTCCGCTGTTCAACCTGCAGGTgagacaacaaaaacacaacatgtgatTATGAGCTGATTAAAGTTTGTgtaaatatgagaaaaatattaatgtgtCACCAACATCGAAACAGAACAGGTTAAAGATGGAAAGATTAAAATCCATGTTCACCCAGGAGCCTTATGTTCTGTGATTCTGAatccatttagtttttttactttaataacgtgatgttaataaaacagaaaagagaaatctgAAACCAAAGTCTGATCAGTTCATCACCAAATGGACTTTTGTAGCAGTTTAAGAAAATCCCTCAAGTACAGCACAAAGAGACGATGACTACGTTTagtcagagaggaaaaaactcaaTTAGACATAAACAGTCACATTTACACAGAAGATGACAAAATACAGACATGATGACTGAAAAGAGACTCTATGTCTACAACTACATTTAGTGAAATGACTAAAAAGAGTTGCTAACAGGACACACAATGGGACAAATTATAGAAGCAGGACGAGCACAGAAACTCTCAGTTTATGGGACTTGGTCGTCCTGGAGACAGATGTGGTGATCCGTCCACGGTAAAAGATGGTTTTGGAGAATTAGAGACTGTGTGATTTGTCCACAGATGCTGGTCACACAGAAGAGGACGAGTGGTCAGATGAGTTTGAAGACGCACATCAAGCGACTCCTGGTACGATTCATGATCTGAATGTGAAACAGATCAAATTCAGTCAGTTCTGttcttttcagctgcttttcaaacaaaaaaaaaattttttttttcatgtttgtcagacaaaactaaaactgcaaccaaaacaataaaatactgatTTCAGAAGAATTATAATAAACTAGAATTTTCACCTTTAATACTTTAGGTACATTTTCCTGATTATAAAGATACGTTTAagcaatattttaaaattatgtttgtaatgGTGTACATTCATAATATTAGTAATTTTACTTTGAAGAACGCATTAAAGCATATGAACCAAGTACAAGTTTTAATTACTTACTTATCGTTAGTGTTCAACCGTAtgaagagataaagaaaaacgATGATTTATTGTAAATAACGTGAATTTATTTTACCCACAGGGAACTTGTATCAGGAGAATCTGTACGATGCACCCAAACCAGTGCAGACAGACGAGCAGCTGTATGAAAATGTCGCAGTAAGTTCAGTTCAGTCGCATCAACATCTGCCAATAAGCAtgctcagtcatccaggtgaggttacCTGGGAGCAGAGTCCTAGTAGCTGGGCTTCTTTTTGTTAGTCCCACGTTTCACTGCTCAGCCCAAGTCCAGTTGTAACCACTCAACTCGCAGATGTGACATTAACTTTGTTAAAACTGATGTGAAACATCTCGATTTGTCTTCAAATTTAAGGACGAAGATAACGGTGCAGTCGCCAACGGAGAGAACATCTGTGCTGTTGCTCTGTACGATTACCAGGCTGGtaagtacacacacacgtaagtCCAAAGATGGaaggaaccagaaccagagaCAAAGACTGTTTTATTATGATGTATTAAAAGATCAGAAGGTGGATATGAGACAAACATGCAGAGCTTCAGCTTCTACTTTACGGTATTTACATCTAGATACGATCGACTACTGAAGATGACTCCATTTTGTACTGTTTGTATCAGTTGACCCAGATCTTAAGTGAGCAAaagtattaattaaatatttggttTCTTGTGGCTCGATACACCAGTGGATTATTTTTCACGACATTCCCTTGTTTGGTctggtttaaaattaaaaactgggtTCCTTGTTATTTAAGCTTCTTCACATCAAATACTCTTCACAGGCTAAAACCAATAGTCATGTAAAGCTAGTTAGACTTACCTGGGTAAcaagaaacacctgtcagttACATGTTCTTTACTTAT encodes the following:
- the LOC113159818 gene encoding drebrin-like protein A isoform X1, whose amino-acid sequence is MAVNLSKNGAALMAAYKDVVDAKSDTNWALFTYEGNSNDIRLAEKGDGGLEEMVEELNSGKVMYAFCRVQDPNSGLPKYVLINWTGEGVKDSRKGICANHMSTIATFLKGAHVTINARAEVDVEPETILAKVAKASGANFNFHKQTEYRDAPRGPVGSVYRKVNAVQEIQQTNKDDFWVKAQRDEERRQQEEKKRAELERQKLEKERKEMEEKQAKERERKAKEQDQQIQQEKNSEKQREEEKERVREQQRLSSVYRKVNAVQEIQQTNKDDFWVKAQRDEERRQQEEKKRAELERQKLEKERKEMEEKQAKERERKAKERDQQIQQEKIYQKQREEEERVKEQQQLNQQDKENLKKGINSAASVQKANEAKVLISQRSINPRDIFKQREQNAEANAASSPTSSRPGKLQSPFMSQRSFETESAVQPQSPAAAASISWRSHLSPSPPDSPVPSHSPAAATSHSAVQPADAGHTEEDEWSDEFEDAHQATPGNLYQENLYDAPKPVQTDEQLYENVADEDNGAVANGENICAVALYDYQAVDDTEISFDPEDLITGIDMVDEGWWKGYGPDGHYGLFPANYVELFQP
- the LOC113159818 gene encoding drebrin-like protein A isoform X2, whose product is MAVNLSKNGAALMAAYKDVVDAKSDTNWALFTYEGNSNDIRLAEKGDGGLEEMVEELNSGKVMYAFCRVQDPNSGLPKYVLINWTGEGVKDSRKGICANHMSTIATFLKGAHVTINARAEVDVEPETILAKVAKASGANFNFHKQTEYRDAPRGPVGSVYRKVNAVQEIQQTNKDDFWVKAQRDEERRQQEEKKRAELERQKLEKERKEMEEKQAKERERKAKEQDQQIQQEKNSEKQAKERERKAKERDQQIQQEKIYQKQREEEERVKEQQQLNQQDKENLKKGINSAASVQKANEAKVLISQRSINPRDIFKQREQNAEANAASSPTSSRPGKLQSPFMSQRSFETESAVQPQSPAAAASISWRSHLSPSPPDSPVPSHSPAAATSHSAVQPADAGHTEEDEWSDEFEDAHQATPGNLYQENLYDAPKPVQTDEQLYENVADEDNGAVANGENICAVALYDYQAVDDTEISFDPEDLITGIDMVDEGWWKGYGPDGHYGLFPANYVELFQP
- the LOC113159818 gene encoding drebrin-like protein A isoform X3; this translates as MAVNLSKNGAALMAAYKDVVDAKSDTNWALFTYEGNSNDIRLAEKGDGGLEEMVEELNSGKVMYAFCRVQDPNSGLPKYVLINWTGEGVKDSRKGICANHMSTIATFLKGAHVTINARAEVDVEPETILAKVAKASGANFNFHKQTEYRDAPRGPVGSVYRKVNAVQEIQQTNKDDFWVKAQRDEERRQQEEKKRAELERQKLEKERKEMEEKQAKERERKAKEQDQQIQQEKIYQKQREEEERVKEQQQLNQQDKENLKKGINSAASVQKANEAKVLISQRSINPRDIFKQREQNAEANAASSPTSSRPGKLQSPFMSQRSFETESAVQPQSPAAAASISWRSHLSPSPPDSPVPSHSPAAATSHSAVQPADAGHTEEDEWSDEFEDAHQATPGNLYQENLYDAPKPVQTDEQLYENVADEDNGAVANGENICAVALYDYQAVDDTEISFDPEDLITGIDMVDEGWWKGYGPDGHYGLFPANYVELFQP